TATTTATTGCATTGCCTCAAGGATATGAAGCACAAGTAAGACCAAGAAGTGGTTTAGCAGCTAAAAAAGGAATTACTGTTTTAAATTCTCCTGGTACTGTAGATGCAGATTATAGAGGTGAAATTGGAGTGATTTTAGTAAATCTTTCTAATGATGAATTTACTGTGAACGATGGTGAGCGAATTGCACAATTAGTAATAGCTAAACACGAACGTGTAAACTGGCAAGAAGTTTCTGTTTTAAATGAAACAGAAAGAGGTGCTGGTGGGTTTGGAAGTACTGGAGTTTAATTTAGTATTTTATACACCTGACTCATTTTCCTGTATTTATCATACAATAAATCAAAAGGTAAAAAGCAATGTGAATGGTATTGGTAGCCTAGTTTTTTATAAAACTCAAAAGCCTGTGGTTTTTCATCCATAGCATCTAACCAAATCATTTCATATTGTTTTTTCTTTGCTTCATTTTCTAACCATAGTAATAATTGTTTTCCAACACCTTTACCTTGTGTTTTAGAATGTAAGTAAATTCGATGTAGTTTTACTGCTTTTCTTTTCTCAGTAAAGTTTTCTAATTCACTATTCCAGTTAATTTTTAAGTTACCAACTTTTTCTCCATCAACAACTACAAAATAATAATCTGAATTCAGCTCTGACAACTCTTTTACTATATTTTCTTTAGAATATTGACTATTTACATACCAGTTTCCATCATCTTTCC
This genomic stretch from Tenacibaculum jejuense harbors:
- the dut gene encoding dUTP diphosphatase, with amino-acid sequence MNVEIINKSKHQIPTYETEGSAGMDLRANLNEPVVLKPLERAIIKTGLFIALPQGYEAQVRPRSGLAAKKGITVLNSPGTVDADYRGEIGVILVNLSNDEFTVNDGERIAQLVIAKHERVNWQEVSVLNETERGAGGFGSTGV
- a CDS encoding GNAT family N-acetyltransferase — encoded protein: MIIINEQLSLVPITSSDTAILFNLMNEVYPQAYDYFWKDDGNWYVNSQYSKENIVKELSELNSDYYFVVVDGEKVGNLKINWNSELENFTEKRKAVKLHRIYLHSKTQGKGVGKQLLLWLENEAKKKQYEMIWLDAMDEKPQAFEFYKKLGYQYHSHCFLPFDLLYDKYRKMSQVYKILN